A section of the Phaseolus vulgaris cultivar G19833 chromosome 8, P. vulgaris v2.0, whole genome shotgun sequence genome encodes:
- the LOC137826439 gene encoding receptor-like protein kinase FERONIA, translating into MFLKCVGKSSTSGRQYPTVIEELCTHFSLDDVRKSTNNFDDKRVIGNGGSGIVYKGCLQHNDGSDYAVEVKRFHMLECKWFKKEVELLCQLHHPNCVSIVGFCNHKKVSIVVYEYMSNMSNGSLDQHLEEGQLSWKKRVEICIGAARGLHYLHAGLKRTIIHRHINPSSILLDDKMHPKLSSFGYSILGAHFKEKPKPKQSIYAGSRALCYEDAKEVAI; encoded by the exons ATGTTTCTCAAATGTGTTGGTAAATCAAGTACATCTGGGAGACAATATCCAACAGTGATAGAAGAGTTGTGCACTCATTTTTCTCTGGACGATGTTAGAAAATCAACCAACAATTTTGATGATAAGAGAGTAATTGGCAATGGAGGAAGTGGTATTGTATACAAAGGTTGTCTCCAACATAATGATGGTTCTGATTACGCAGTCGAAGTGAAGAGATTTCATATGCTCGAATGTAAATGGTTCAAAAAAGAAGTAGAGTTACTGTGTCAGCTTCATCACCCTAATTGTGTGTCTATTGTGGGATTTTGCAACCACAAAAAAGTGAGTATTGTTGTGTATGAATACATGTCCAATATGTCCAATGGATCTCTAGATCAACACCTAGAAGAAGGTCAACTATCATGGAAGAAAAGAGTAGAGATTTGCATAGGAGCAGCACGTGGACTACACTACCTTCATGCAGGACTCAAGCGCACCATCATTCACCGTCACATCAATCCTAGCAGCATTCTTTTGGATGACAAGATGCATCCAAAACTCTCAAGTTTTGGATATAGCATACTAGGAGCACATTTCAAGGAAAAgccaaaaccaaaacaatcgatttaTGCAG GTTCACGAGCATTATGTTACGAGGATGCGAAAGAAGTTGCAATTTGA